A region of Vitis vinifera cultivar Pinot Noir 40024 chromosome 13, ASM3070453v1 DNA encodes the following proteins:
- the LOC132254938 gene encoding G-type lectin S-receptor-like serine/threonine-protein kinase LECRK3, with the protein MEINRSQEDQKLSLPPMDSLFSMEAKRYGRQRLPTQGLGVGAHCAVTLFEDLRFANGTERYWRKRLPLSNGRLDQTAVAGSALIKILKSNELTSGRGEKDLFLLAVWTANGCQESKVELTTNGRIWESFKHPTNTILPTQGSGVAAYCAVAIFEDLSFITESRVQEVVEAFGTVYKGILPSGSGNSVAERKLEKVVGEGEKEFKAEVNVIGQTHHKNPGRLLGFTAMRVNTDFWCMSSCTMALYQASFSEAPEDLCLNEECSKQIIHCNIKASEHNSWMILLQPKLQTLAGKASDKQPDLNTHRHQRDYGVYSENSGSLYLL; encoded by the exons ATGGAAATTAACCGGAGCCAAGAGGATCAAAAGTTGAGCTTACCACCAATGGACAGCTTGTTCTCCATGGAGGCTAAGAGATATGGAAGACAAAGACTG CCAACCCAGGGATTGGGTGTTGGAGCCCACTGTGCAGTTACTCTTTTTGAGGACCTGAGGTTTGCAAATGGAACTGAAAGATATTGGAGGAAAAGACTACCTCTTTCAAATGGGAGGTTGGATCAAACTGCTGTTGCCGGAAGTGCTCTAATCAAGATACTGAAGTCCAATGAACTAACTTCAGGCAGAG GTGAAAAGGATCTATTCCTTCTTGCTGTCTGGACTGCAAATGGTTGCCAAGAATCAAAAGTTGAGCTTACCACCAATGGACG TATATGGGAGAGCTTCAAGCACCCAACTAATACCATATTGCCAACCCAGGGATCGGGTGTTGCAGCCTACTGTGCAGTTGCTATTTTTGAGGACCTGAG CTTTATCACAGAATCCCGAGTACAAGAGGTGGTAGAAGCCTTTGGCACTGTCTATAAAGGGATATTACCATCAGGTTCTGGAAATTCTGTTGCTGAAAGGAAGTTGGAGAAGGTGGTGGGAGAAGGTGAGAAAGAATTCAAAGCAGAAGTGAATGTGATAGGCCAAACTCACCATAAGAATCCAGGACGCTTGCTGGGTTTTACTGCCATGAGGGTGAACACCGACTTCTGGTGTATGAGTTCATGCACAATGGCTCTTTATCAAGCTTCCTTTTCAGAGGCGCCTGAGGACTTGTGCCTGAATGAAGAATGCAGTAAACAGATCATCCATTGCAACATAAAAGCCTCAGAACATAACTCATGGATGATACTTTTACAGCCAAAGTTGCAAACTTTGGCTGGGAAAGCTTCTGATAAGCAACCAGACTTGAACACTCACAGGCATCAGAGGGACTATGGAGTATATTCAGAAAACTCGGGCAGCCTATATCTCTTATAA